AAATAGTATTTGCTGGCGTGACAGCACTACAAGCACCGTAACAATCTATTGTCCCGCTACTAGTTTTCCCGCAAGCGTTCGGAGCAGAGGTGCAAGCTTTGCCGTAATTTGCCGGATTAGCAGGAACTGGGGCAGAACAAGCAACCCCACCACCCCAAAGATTATAGTATGTACCGGAATTACAAGTACCACAAAAATTACAAGACTTACAAGCAGTTCCCACGGCTTGTGCCTTGGCCTCATTTTTAAAAAAAACAAACGAACTAAAAATAAAAAAACAAACAACAATTAAAAACTTTATCCATTTTGTCATATTATTGTTAAACATAAATATATGTTAAAAGTATAATTATTAAAAAGTGATAAATATATTAGCCTTAAAAATAGTTATGAGTGCCCCAAGAATAATCCACACAGAAAAAGGCAGGGATTTTACAATATTGATTTCCTGATGATTATTAGAAAAATAATAAATTTTAATTTTTTCCACCTGTTCAATCGTTAGACCCTCGGCCATAAATCTTCCCAATGACGCTAAAAATTCTTTTTTTTCTATAATCTTATTCCTTTCCACTTCGCTCAAATTCATACCCGGCTTAAGTTCTTCAACTCTTATTTTCATCTCACTCTTATTATAATAATACCCCAAAATTCGATTAAGCGCAAGAAAAAATATAAAATAATAAATTATTTTAGAAATATTTAATTGTATTTGAAAAGACCTATGTAAAATAAAAAAATATAGCAAATACTTCAAGGTAATCTTAGAGATATTAATCAGATAATACTTAGGATTTTTTAAATTAACTAATAGCTTTAAAAACTGCTTTTTAGTATCGTTCCAAAATTTAATTAAAACAACGTTCATTGAACTTTTTTTTATCTCGAAAATTAAATCGCTCAAAAATAAAAAAGCGGCCTTAATAAAAATAAAAAATAGAAACGGAATAAAAATATTAACTAATAAAACGACAGATGGAAAAATGGGAACGTAACTTTTATTGTAATATTCAAGCGGCAACAAGAAGGCAAACAGGGCAAAAAATTTTGCATCACCCGCTGGCCACACTTGCGCATACCACATCAAAAACCCAAGCAATAAAGCCAAGGCGGAGTTGAGCCAAACAGTTGTAATATATTCATTGCTTATTTGTCCAATAACTAAAAAAGAAAAAAATAAAATCTCGCCAAAAATCAAACCAAACAAAATCCATTTATTTCTAATTTTTCTTGTAACAAGATCATCATCCAAAATCAACTTTCCAATCACAAACATGATAACCAATGAAATAATTTTAAACATTTTTTAAAATTTTATTAATTATCTTTTTTTTGTCGACAAAAACCGGGTATGCCTCATCCATTTTGTAATAATTACCTTCATTATACAATCCAATACAAATATTATTCAAAGAGCACGTCACACAGTCCTTCTTCTTCTTATAAAATCCATCAATATGCCCGCTTTCCTGCAAAAACTCTCCTTTGTCATCAAGAAAGTAAGTAACCCGTTTTTCTTTTTTAACTATTTTTCGAGTCTCCGTAGACAAGTGTTCATAGCCAGTCATATAACACAAAGGCACACGTTCAACCCTGGCCGTCTTATGATTTTTTTGAATAATTTCAAGCGCCTTAAAAAGTTCGAGTTGAAAATCATTCATCCGCGGAATCACTTCCGAGTGACTTCGAATTCTTTCCGAAGTTGGATCAAGATTATTGAAGACAAAATGATCAACAAATGGATAGTTAGTAACTAACATTTTAATCAATTCCGACAAATTATCCGCATTCCACTTGCCTATTACCACATTCATATTAACCTTAACATTTCCCAAGCGCTGCAAATTTACCAAAGCTTTTTTTATATTAGGCAGAGATTCTTTGTTTTTCGATATTTTTCCCTGAACCTCCTTCTTGTGTGAATAAATTGATAGGTGCAATTGTCTCAAACCAGCCTTTTTCAGCATCTCCAAATATTCATAATCTGCGATTTTTTGTCCATTACTGATCATATTCACAAACAACCCGCTTTGACTAGAATAGGTCATAATCTCTTTTAGCTCGGGATGCAACGTCGGCTCCCCTCCTGTTAAAATAATTCCTTCAAAGCCCCTTTTTTTAAAATCGTCAATCTTGGTTCTTATTTCAGGCAAGCTCAAAACTAACCCGTTGTCGGGATTGGAACAAATTATGCATTGCTGATTGCACTGCCTGATTATCTGAAGATAGGCAAAATTGGCCATATTATTTTAAAACGGTTTTATTATTTTAAAACTTTTATTTCTTATTTCATTTATATGAACACCGTCACAGTCCTTGTCCATGACGCATTTCTGACATCTTATGCTTTTTACAAAATATCTATTTTTTATATAAAATTCCGTAAATTCATTTATATCAAGACTCGGACTGAACTTAGCAACCCCTGTTTGCATGGTTGTCGCTCTTTGACATTTTGCCCTTGCCTTAGGCCCAAGCACCCCTATAGTTCTTAGCTTAATTAAATCCTTGCAAAAATCATTCATATAACAAATGTCGCATCTTTCTCCATGACAGCTCATCAGTCGGCCAACCTTAATATATTCTAAAAATTGTTGTCTCATGCCCAGCACATCATCATTTAGCTTATGCGGACTTTGTATCAACCACTCATAGTTCTCCAAGTTGCGCGCCGGCCATCTATTGGTCCACAAATGCACGCCTTCTATTTTTGAGAATTCCCAGGCCTTGTCGAGATATTTCTTTGCCCCTCCATAATTAAAAAAAAGTTTTTTTCGATTGTGCCAAGCCTGACCGAATGGAACAAGATAAAGAATATCAAACTCATACACCCCCAACTTTATAAAAAAATTCAAAGTTTGGGATAAAGTTTTATAATTCAATTTTGTTACCACGATATCAATACTAACAATCAGATTATGTGCGATAACATTCAATAATCCTTTCATGGTCTGCTCATAAACACCTTTTACGCCAATAATCTCTTCAAGGATCTGCTTGTTGTGACTATGCAGAGAAACAGTCACCTCATCTAGTCCGGCTTTTTTTAACTTCTCGGCAAAATCGTCATAAGCAAACATTCTCCCATTACTAATCATTTGTACATGGGTATAACCGATTTTTTTTGCCTGACTAATTATTTTAACCACATCCGGATGCAAGGTTGGTTCTCCCCCAGAAATTATCACCCGCTTAGCACCACCAAGAAATCCAGATTTCAATTCTTTTACAATCTCCTCATAAGCAATTGATGTTCCATCTTGGTTGCCTGTATCATGACAAAAAAGACAATTGTTATTACAAACTTTTGTCACCCTAACCCAGTGTCTTTTTTCTTCCGCCACCAAGTCTCTTAAAATAAGATCTTCTTGTCTACTCATTTTTTTATCGGTTTAAATTCTTTCCAGCCAAATTTTTCTGGATATTCTCGCCAAGTTCCTTCACAATATTTATAATGCTTACATTTATTACAGTTCGGCCCTTTTAATTTGCCCTCAGTAATTCGATATTTCTTATAATCTTCAATTTCCATCTGGTAATCATAAACCATCGAATCAAACTGAATATTTTCCGCCACATATTCCTCATAACCTGTCATAAAACAAAATGGAATCGCCTCTGTCATTGCGGCAACTTTGAAATGTTTAGCAATATCTAATCCCTTTTTTACATAAGGCATTACCAAGCTCATTCTTGGCACAACCATATCAAAATTTCGCTCCGCCGACCCCACGGCATGCACAAAGGCAAATTGAAACTGAGCAACACCAAGACTAACTAGTAATTTAGCTATTTCCGGCAAGTGGCGGTAGTTGGACTTAACCACAACCACATTAATCATAACCTTCTGTTTCAGCTGTACTAAATTTCTAATACCAGCCACAGTCTGATGAAAACTATCACTCCCGGTCAACCAATTATGCAACTCCGGTGTATGTCCATGCAAAGCAAGGGCGAATTCATTAACACCAAGCGCTATCATTTTCTCACAAAATTCTGTATAGGCAAACATCCGACCATTAGTCTGCATCTGAATGATCTTATAACCACTCTTTACAGCCAAGGCCACTAGGCCCTCGATTCCTTTTTTTATTGTCGGTTCGCCACCAGTAAAGACAACGCCATCACAGTCCTTGCTACCAGCTACAATATTCTTTTCAATCACCTCTAAAGAAATGTCGCCAAATTGTTTTTTATGTCCCTGGACACAAAAAACACAATTATTATTGCACAAAAATCCTATTTTGATATCCGCTTTTTTCATAATTCAATCTATTTAAAAAATATCTATAAATTGTACCTCTTTTATTTTAAAAATACCAACTTTTTCCAAATATTTTTTGGGCATTTTTTCTACTTCAATATTTAAAAAATCTTTATCCCTGGCTGCCACGATGGCCTCCAATAACAAATCGGCATAAGCCGAAAAATCAACAACAAGCCAAGAGTTGTCCAATATTCGCCCCTCTGGAACTAATCCGGAAAATTTAATACCCCTTACATTGTTTTGATGCAATAACTCAACTATGTCCAACAAGTATTCGTGGTTTAATGATGTAATAACAATGTTTACGGCCAAATAATGAGTATGCTTTAAAATATTTTGAATACCTCGCATGGTCATACCATGGCTACCAATGACACCCGTAATTAAATCATGTTTCTCTGCTCGAAAATCATGAAAACTTGTTCTCATCATAAAGCGATTCAAATCAATGTTTTTAAAAAAATCTTGCGCATAATTAGAGTCAGAAAATTTAACACAGTTTGTCGCCATTGTACACGAAAAACCCTCCTTCTGGGCATAAATAACAGCCTCTTTTAAATACGGAAAAACTGTTGGCTCTCCGCCAAAAAAATCAATCTTCTGATAGCCACGCGTCTTGGCAAAACTAATTTGCTCTTTTACCTCCTTATAAGAAAACAACTCCCCTTTTGCCAAATTTTCTTTTTCCATGCAAAATAAGCAATTCAAATTACACTTATTCAAACGGATAATATAGGCCATCTCTTTTTCTTTAATAGTCTTCATTTTTTTACTCTTCGAGCCTTTATGATATTTAATTCATAGCCCTGTCTTGATGTCACCACCTCGCTCTTATTAATAACAATTTTTTCCTTAAAAAAGGGAGCATCAACAACCAAGGTATGATACTCGCCCTTGTCGCCACAATAATCAATACCGTTTGTCTTACTTAAATATTCAAAAAAAACATTATCAACTTCCCTGCCAAGCCACTCTCGACCAATATATATTGGTTTAACCGCAGTAATAATAATTTTTAATCCTGAATCAATGATTGCGCGTAAAACATTTTTGGAATTTTTTTTATAATTTGGCAAAATTAATTCCATATTTAATTTCTTTGTAACATCTACCAGAAGCTTATCCTGATAATCGCCAGACAGAATATAACCAAAAACAACGCCATCAATGCCTTTCTTTTTTAAAGATGAAAAAATGGCAAAAATTTGTTTTTCAAATAACTCTTTATCAACTCTCTGATGAGCTACGCTTTTTTGCATAATTGGCAGGCCAATTGAACGCGCCTGTAATTTCACTAACTCCTTGCCATAAGCATGAAAGCTCACTCTGCCCTCATTGTTAATTAAGTTTAAAAAACCTACAACTTCAAAATTGTCATTAAGACAAGACTGATAAGCAAACAAACCATCCTTGCCGCCACTAATAACGCTTATTAATTTTTTAACAGGTTTTACTCCCTTTATGTTTTTGACATTTTTTATCATCTAACTTGTTCTTATTTTTTATTATTTTGCTTGACCCGATCATAACATCTGCTATTTTACAAAAGTTTTTAAAATATTCGAGAAAGTTTTTTCCATTATAAACTGACCAAAGGTACAGGGGTAAGGGATTAGCGCAAATATATCCGTATTCACATGTTTGACACTTATCATCAACAGCTTTAGTTAATTTCAAAAATAACAAATCAAATAATTTTTTTCTTTTTTCTAAATCAATTTTTCCGGCATCGCCAATAATAAACCCCTTACGGTCCTCTTCTTTTAGCGGAAGCACCCATTCAAAAAAATAAAAATTTCCATCTGCTCCCAATAATATTTTTGCATAATGAGATGAGCCCCAGAGACGATTAAGTAATCGAAAGTTAATTTTATCATTATCGTTATATTTTTTAATGACAACTCCTAGTCTTTTCTTTAATTTTCTTACATCGACCTCACTCCACAACGTAAGCATTTGCGGAAACAAGTCAATATAAGGAAAATTATTGCTCGTCATGAAGTTGACATTCTCTTCCAAGTGACCAACTTCAGACGGAGAAATTGTTGAAATAACCCTCATTGAACATTTCCTTTTTTTATTCAAGGAAAAATTTTTAAAATTCTTCCAGGCTAAATCAAAAGAATTTACTCCATCCCCGCCCCTAGTTTTCCGATGAGCGCCGTGGCTCTTAGCACCACCATCCAAGCTAAAATTAATTGTAAATCGTTCGTCCATTTTGCTGACGAAATCTTGCATTTTTTTGTCAAAGGCAACTCCATTGGTAGTTGCAACAACTGAAATATTTATCCCCTTCTCCGCTGCTCGCTTAAAGATGTAATTGACTGAACTCACAAAAAGATCTGGATAAATAAAAGGCTCGCTCGTCGTAAAAGTTATTGTCTTATCATTACCTGATAATTCATAAAAAGTATCAATAGCCTTTTCAATTGTTTTATAGTCTAATACTGATTCGCTTGTTTTGTTCACGAAACAATAATCACAATCCAAATTACATTTTTCACTAAAACAAATATCCATCTGCGAGGGATGGGAAATTTCATTATTAAAAACATTTTCTTTTTTTAAATTATTCATATTTTTCTTAAAAACACCGCGCCTTAATAGCCGCCTGAATAGCGCTCTTGTCGTACTTATTTTTCTCTATCTTTTTTCTAAAATACTTCACCGCCTCAATGGTGGCTAAATAATAGTATCGCCTAACTATATGCGCGTGATCATTATTAATAACTCCACCATAATATTCCCTCTCACATTTTTGACATTCTTCCCTGGTTATATCAAACGAACATTTCTCATATTTTAAAAATTTTTTCTCCTTCAGGTTAGCAATAACAAACTTTTTTTTATCATCGCGATTAAGCAAAAAGGGTGAGAAGGCCACCTCCCCACTTGGATAAACCTCTAGCGTATGCTGGAATGGACACGCAACGCCTTGTAAGCCGCCTATAAACTGTCGATCAAACTCCCAGTTAACAGGATTGATATAAAATTTTGGCATACCGTTTGTACCAATATTCTTCAAAAATTCTTTTAACACTTTCTCATATCCCCTAATAAAATTATCCTGATATTCCTTTGTCCAGTCCTCAAATTCTTGCACTATTTCAAAGTTAATATTATCACTAACCCCAAGTGCAAGCAAGTCTGTGAAATAGTCGTATATTTTTTTACTTTGCGAAGGAATTATAACAAATGAGATACCTATATTCTGAAGAGGAATTTTTTTTCTCAATTTTAATAAATTAGCCAAGACAACGTCATAAGTACCACTACCCCCTTTGAAAAAACGATACTGATTATGATTTTTTTTGTCACCAGCTAGGCTAACCGAAATTTTAATATCATAAGTTTTTATAAAAGCGATCAAGTCATCATCTAAAATCGTTAGGCTGGTAGCCACGGAAATAACTAGTTTTTTCTTATTCTCTATGGCTAAATCAAAGGCATATTGCACAATATTTTTAAAAAGCGCTATTTCCAAAAAAGGCTCTCCTCCATAAATAGACAATAGCTTTTCTTCGCCCTGAGACTCAATAAGTAAATCAACCGCCGCCCTAGCCACCGACAACGGCATAACTTCATTTGTTTTTTTAACAAAACAATAATTACAGTCAGCATTACAGCTCGTTGTTAAAGCTAATTTAATTTTACGAACATTTTTATTATTAAATTTCATAAATCTACAACCGTATATAAAAAGTCACTACGCCATCATCTTCAATGGCCAAGATTACCAGGCGAGCATTAATGCCTCGAAAGACATCCCTAAACGTTTCCTTATTATACTCACATCTCATTATAGTCAAAATTTCTTCAATTAAATCCAAGGTTTCTTTCTTGTTTAAATATAGGTCATCTAAAAATTCCAAATATAATTTTTTTCTACCTACGCCTAGTCCTCCTTTTTTGTATCGCTCGCTGGCAAAAAACCAATACTTATGCTCGCTTTTAAGCAATCCTATTAATTCACCAACAATTCGCCTTTCCTCGCTATTCATCTGATGATAATTATCTTTATTTAAAAAATAATAAATCTTGTAATAGAGATCATTATTGTCAATATCAAATCCAATATTTAAAATATTTTGAGTAATTTCAAAACTGGGATTAAACCCTAGTCGTTTAAAAAGTTTATCGATTATCTCAACAGAGTTCTTTTTTAAATTTATTTTGCCACTTCTCAAAGCTCCACCCAAGATAAGCCAAATTGCAAACTGATAATCTTCATTTTCAATATCTGCCCCAATATAAACATCCATGGGGTCATCAGAAACGGACTTCAAGGCCTCGTGGAGTGTGTCGAGCTGAAGATTAATATTATTTTTTTGAAAAATATCAAAATAACTATCTAGTCTTTTTAAATAGGCGCCTTTATTGCGATAAGAATACGCTTTACTATCCAAATTTAAAAGACGCATTTTACTATCATCTTTTATAGCCTTGTTAAACTTAAAAGACAGTTCAAACTGAGTCAAGCCTAAACTGTCTATCGCAAAAATATCTCCAACAAAAGAGTTAAGATTGGATTTTGTTGTCTTGGAAAGTTTTAAACTTTGACAAAACAAATTTATATTTTCTACTATCTCCCTTTGATGATCATCCAACATCGTTTAAAATATTATCAATCCTTAGAAAAAATCGCCAAACACTCTTCGTGCATAATTTTATTATCTGAGTCTCTTTGTGGAATTTTTTCACATAACTGCTGGTCTTTTTTTTCTTTGACGGCGTCAAGGGCATATTTTTCATAACAAAAATTGTCGTGAAAAAAATTATTTACCTCAGTCTTCAAATTATAATCATCATCCATGTTTAAGACAATACAATATTCACGCATAAATCTATCGTTAATCATGTCACAAATCCCCTTGTCAGAGGTCTTGGAGGCTTTTGATAAATAAACAGTCGACTGGCAACGCTTTTCCGCCCTCTCGGCCTCTAATTTACAGCCGATAGTACCGCCGTCGTCTTGCTTGCTCTTAATACAATCATTTGCGGCAATGCTTCTGTCAAAGACGCACATATCAGGATTTCCCGCCGCCATCGCAAAACACAATTTCTTGTCATATTGATCGTTAACAAGATTGCAATGATCTGCCGAGCCGTCAACAAGCGCCAACACTATTAATTTAGCATCATCTGTCAAATTGCTAATAACTTTATCACTATAATCTTTCAAAGACACCAACTTATAGTAAAATGAGTTGCAATTTTCCATTAATTCTTTTGAAAAAGAATTGCAATTATTATTATCCCTAGCAACCAACATGCGAATCATGGCATAATTATAGTACTCATCACCACTAAAATAGTCAGGTGTATTTTGAGAAAAAAAATCGGCAGCTAAGCAGATATTCAAATCGTTAAATTTCGACGACGGTTCCTTTTCTAATGTAGCCGGGTTTAAGCCATTGCCCAGGACTGATGGTTTTACAAATTTTAGAAAATCTGCATCAGTTGGATTTGGGGAAATTACATCATCAGAAGCTGGCGCTTGGCAAGCAGCACCATTATTATTACTATCACTGCTCGGGCTCCACGGTAAGGATAAAATTAACCCAGAAAGCGCCACACCTGGACTAATATGATTCTTCCAGGCGTAACTAAAGACTAAAATTATAACGGAAAGATAGGTCAATGACACGACCAATAATAAATAAAAAAGAATTTTTTTGAGCATATTTATAATTTGTAAAAAATAACAACCTACTAGCACCAACCACCTTCACTGTGTGAGCCATGAGAGGCGTGAGAGGCGTGAGAGGCGTGAGAAGCGTGAGAACAGTGCTGTGAATGAATACATAATTGTGCATTTGCGTCATGAACCTGCGCAACACCGCCGAGCATGGCGGCGACACCAATCAGGGCCAATCCCATCTTCGCGCCATTTTTCTCCACCATTTTTCCCTCCTCGCTAAGAAGGAAGGTTTTTAACTCTTTTTTAATTTTTGGTAATTTTTGAGACTTATTTTTCATATGTATATTTTAACACATTAAAAACTTTTAATCAACTTACTAGAATCTATATGTTTTAATAAATTTAGCGTTCAATTCCAATTCTTTTTTTATAGACAGGAATGTCTTAATGTAAATTTTTGAGATAAAACAATAATTCTCCCAGTGACTGTCGCCATCATTGTGTTGATAATAAATATAATGGCCGACGGGACAAAAACAATATTTGGCGTAATGACAGCGAGCACAGCCTAGTCCGCTATTTTTTAAAAAACCATTTCTAAGCTCTAATAACAAATCCGCTCTTTTCTCGTCATCCAGTCCAGCCTCTGCACTGCCAACGATATATGTTGAGCGTTCAGCCTTTTTTAAAGAAAGCACCTTGTCGCATACATAAAAATCTCCATCGATATTAAGATTTATTTTATTACATTGCCTTGCCTTATCAAGATTTACTTCATTAACAAAGCTGTCTAATAAATTGTTCTTAAAAACATCTCCCCCAACGTCAAATAAGCCAATATAATACTTTTTAAATTCCTTAAAAAAATTGACCAAGTGCCCTAAATCATCACTACTCCACGTGGCGTACAAATCCGGTAAAAAATTAATGACAGAAAACTTCTTGGCGTGTAAAAATTTTATATTCTGCATCAAAGTCTTTATGTCACGCGGTGCAAAAACCAAGGAAGAGGTTATGCCTGACTGGTAAACGTCTATACTGTTTATATTTTTAAAAATCAACTCAAAACTAGAATTAGCAGATTCTTTTAAAGGGCGATTAGCGTCGTGACAATTCTTATCTCCGTCAATGCTTACCTGGATGTTAATTTTATTTTTTTTAAAAAACTCAATTTTATCTATATCCAAAAGCGTTCCATTGGTTGCCAATTTATAGCTAAGAGAAATTTTTTTCTCCTTAGCTTTATTTGTGGCATACTGATAGACTCTTTTTATTAATGAAAATTCTACAAGGGGCTCGCCACCCAAAAAATTAATCATTTTTTTCTGCCCCGGACCGTCCAATAAAATATCCACCGCTTTTCTAATCAGTTCCTCATTAAGGGTAGAATCTCCGTCGTCGGATCGGTCAACAAAACAATATTTGCAATTCAAATTGCACTTGCCGGTAAAGAACAGATTTAATACTGATGGGTTATTATTTAACATCCTCCTCATGTCTTTCAAACCATTTTTCAAATATTTTACGATATTTTTTATTTTTAAGTTTCAAAAATAAATAATCAAACATAGCCTTATTCATCTTGCAACGATCAGTGTTTGATAATTGTGGAAACAATGTCCCATATTCCATGAAATTAATTAAAGGACAAGTGCCACAATACGGCTTATAAGCACAATTCATGCAACTCACATGACCATCAAGAACCGACGACAAACAAGTAGTCTTTGTCACATCATTGTCTATCAGGTCATTATATCGACTCTCGTTTACGTTACCAATCTGAAAATTATCATATCCCATTTTCTTTGCCATTCTGCCTTCATCGCAAGTATAGACTCTTCCATCATAATCAAAGGCCATCTGGCCTATGCCGGCGCCACATGGGGAACGCATCTCCAAATAACCGGAGTCCGTACCTTGTAATACTTTTTTAAGTGCCAAAAATGACATTCTTTCTACAAACAATAGTCCCTCCGAATTTAATTTTAAAATATAGTCCATCGCCTCCTTATAAAAATCAATAAAATCCTCGATTTTATAGCCTATCACATCAATGTGTTGCTTTGCCAAACCGATTGGACTCAAGGGCCGCAAAAAAATATTCGTAAAATCACATTTTATATATTCATCAATTATTTCCTTGGCATGTGGCAAAGAAAAGCGACTTACGGTTAAAATGGCATTCAACCTATCAATATGTTTTTCCTCGGACTTTTTTCTATTCAGCTTTATAACCCCCTGAATGTATTTAATTTTTTTAACAACCGCATCATAGCTATTACCATCTTCTAAATATACCCTATTTTTATTATGAATATTTTTTGGTCCATCAAAAGAACAACTAATATTCACTCTATTCTCCTCTAAAAATTTCATCTTCTCTTCATCAATCAGTGTTAAATTAGAGACCAGGCTGATTTTTAAATCCTTTTTAACTTCCTTGTTTAGCTCCCGTGCGTATTTAACGATAAACTTTAAAACTGGCCAATTCAAAAGAGGCTCCCCTCCCTGCAACTCAATGCCAATTCCTTGCGATGGGGTATTAAACAGCACGTCAATAGTTTTCTTGGCCGTAATCTGTGTCATGTTATAACCGTTAGATTGATGACTCTCAGGCGTCGCCTGACAGTAAAGACAGCGATGATTACACCTGGCGGTCAGCACGAGAATAAACAAGCTCGGCCCGCTCATGGCAGACTGATTCATTCTGAGATATTCACCAGCCAAATCTAATATTTTCTTATCGTCTGTTTTGTAAAATCCCTTTACGACTAATTCATTTTTGACTTCTTTTTTAGCGATATCTTTTCCACCCACAAAATCATCAAA
This window of the Patescibacteria group bacterium genome carries:
- a CDS encoding radical SAM protein, whose protein sequence is MSRQEDLILRDLVAEEKRHWVRVTKVCNNNCLFCHDTGNQDGTSIAYEEIVKELKSGFLGGAKRVIISGGEPTLHPDVVKIISQAKKIGYTHVQMISNGRMFAYDDFAEKLKKAGLDEVTVSLHSHNKQILEEIIGVKGVYEQTMKGLLNVIAHNLIVSIDIVVTKLNYKTLSQTLNFFIKLGVYEFDILYLVPFGQAWHNRKKLFFNYGGAKKYLDKAWEFSKIEGVHLWTNRWPARNLENYEWLIQSPHKLNDDVLGMRQQFLEYIKVGRLMSCHGERCDICYMNDFCKDLIKLRTIGVLGPKARAKCQRATTMQTGVAKFSPSLDINEFTEFYIKNRYFVKSIRCQKCVMDKDCDGVHINEIRNKSFKIIKPF
- a CDS encoding FUSC family protein, with the protein product MFKIISLVIMFVIGKLILDDDLVTRKIRNKWILFGLIFGEILFFSFLVIGQISNEYITTVWLNSALALLLGFLMWYAQVWPAGDAKFFALFAFLLPLEYYNKSYVPIFPSVVLLVNIFIPFLFFIFIKAAFLFLSDLIFEIKKSSMNVVLIKFWNDTKKQFLKLLVNLKNPKYYLINISKITLKYLLYFFILHRSFQIQLNISKIIYYFIFFLALNRILGYYYNKSEMKIRVEELKPGMNLSEVERNKIIEKKEFLASLGRFMAEGLTIEQVEKIKIYYFSNNHQEINIVKSLPFSVWIILGALITIFKANIFITF
- a CDS encoding radical SAM protein codes for the protein MKKADIKIGFLCNNNCVFCVQGHKKQFGDISLEVIEKNIVAGSKDCDGVVFTGGEPTIKKGIEGLVALAVKSGYKIIQMQTNGRMFAYTEFCEKMIALGVNEFALALHGHTPELHNWLTGSDSFHQTVAGIRNLVQLKQKVMINVVVVKSNYRHLPEIAKLLVSLGVAQFQFAFVHAVGSAERNFDMVVPRMSLVMPYVKKGLDIAKHFKVAAMTEAIPFCFMTGYEEYVAENIQFDSMVYDYQMEIEDYKKYRITEGKLKGPNCNKCKHYKYCEGTWREYPEKFGWKEFKPIKK
- a CDS encoding radical SAM protein, producing MNNLKKENVFNNEISHPSQMDICFSEKCNLDCDYCFVNKTSESVLDYKTIEKAIDTFYELSGNDKTITFTTSEPFIYPDLFVSSVNYIFKRAAEKGINISVVATTNGVAFDKKMQDFVSKMDERFTINFSLDGGAKSHGAHRKTRGGDGVNSFDLAWKNFKNFSLNKKRKCSMRVISTISPSEVGHLEENVNFMTSNNFPYIDLFPQMLTLWSEVDVRKLKKRLGVVIKKYNDNDKINFRLLNRLWGSSHYAKILLGADGNFYFFEWVLPLKEEDRKGFIIGDAGKIDLEKRKKLFDLLFLKLTKAVDDKCQTCEYGYICANPLPLYLWSVYNGKNFLEYFKNFCKIADVMIGSSKIIKNKNKLDDKKCQKHKGSKTC
- a CDS encoding diphthine--ammonia ligase, with translation MIKNVKNIKGVKPVKKLISVISGGKDGLFAYQSCLNDNFEVVGFLNLINNEGRVSFHAYGKELVKLQARSIGLPIMQKSVAHQRVDKELFEKQIFAIFSSLKKKGIDGVVFGYILSGDYQDKLLVDVTKKLNMELILPNYKKNSKNVLRAIIDSGLKIIITAVKPIYIGREWLGREVDNVFFEYLSKTNGIDYCGDKGEYHTLVVDAPFFKEKIVINKSEVVTSRQGYELNIIKARRVKK
- a CDS encoding radical SAM protein, with the translated sequence MKFNNKNVRKIKLALTTSCNADCNYCFVKKTNEVMPLSVARAAVDLLIESQGEEKLLSIYGGEPFLEIALFKNIVQYAFDLAIENKKKLVISVATSLTILDDDLIAFIKTYDIKISVSLAGDKKNHNQYRFFKGGSGTYDVVLANLLKLRKKIPLQNIGISFVIIPSQSKKIYDYFTDLLALGVSDNINFEIVQEFEDWTKEYQDNFIRGYEKVLKEFLKNIGTNGMPKFYINPVNWEFDRQFIGGLQGVACPFQHTLEVYPSGEVAFSPFLLNRDDKKKFVIANLKEKKFLKYEKCSFDITREECQKCEREYYGGVINNDHAHIVRRYYYLATIEAVKYFRKKIEKNKYDKSAIQAAIKARCF
- a CDS encoding radical SAM protein; this translates as MANFAYLQIIRQCNQQCIICSNPDNGLVLSLPEIRTKIDDFKKRGFEGIILTGGEPTLHPELKEIMTYSSQSGLFVNMISNGQKIADYEYLEMLKKAGLRQLHLSIYSHKKEVQGKISKNKESLPNIKKALVNLQRLGNVKVNMNVVIGKWNADNLSELIKMLVTNYPFVDHFVFNNLDPTSERIRSHSEVIPRMNDFQLELFKALEIIQKNHKTARVERVPLCYMTGYEHLSTETRKIVKKEKRVTYFLDDKGEFLQESGHIDGFYKKKKDCVTCSLNNICIGLYNEGNYYKMDEAYPVFVDKKKIINKILKNV
- a CDS encoding radical SAM protein — protein: MKTIKEKEMAYIIRLNKCNLNCLFCMEKENLAKGELFSYKEVKEQISFAKTRGYQKIDFFGGEPTVFPYLKEAVIYAQKEGFSCTMATNCVKFSDSNYAQDFFKNIDLNRFMMRTSFHDFRAEKHDLITGVIGSHGMTMRGIQNILKHTHYLAVNIVITSLNHEYLLDIVELLHQNNVRGIKFSGLVPEGRILDNSWLVVDFSAYADLLLEAIVAARDKDFLNIEVEKMPKKYLEKVGIFKIKEVQFIDIF